In one window of Coriobacteriia bacterium DNA:
- a CDS encoding DEAD/DEAH box helicase: MATFNELGLSEKTLAAVEAMGYTEATPVQEQAIPLVLAGHDVLAAAQTGTGKTAAFTLPVMDKLGHYKKGQGPLALIITPTRELAQQIDTVARAVGKKTGHWVLTVVGGLSYRPQINGLRRGVDVLVATPGRLIDLYEQGALQLDSVQTLVLDEADRMLDMGFWPDVKRIIDVLPKERQTLLFSATLDESVMKTIGNEVHDPQYVEIAHKGTAAETVEQFVVPVSSMQKPDLLKAVLDEKGHKSVIVFTRTKFRAENLAERLWREGFETEAIHGDRSQAQRSRALKAFRDGRVDIIVATDVLARGIDVSGVNYVINFDVPMDPEDYIHRIGRTGRAGEEGFAITFVTREELFDLYNIEFLMQKTVPTLEIADFDFDDNAPYLDPERTCDRRPRKGGKGGKGGRGRGRGGDRGGRGGFREERRDREGFRGDRGGRGGERGGFGGGRPRHGEEGNFERTRRQSDHVEDVVRADAALTGEPAPRRDERPSFPESSAGRPARRDRGYRSDERADRGGRSYGERSERGGFREDRGYGDRPERGGYRGDRGYGERSDRGERGGFREDRGERGGYRSERSGSDRGYRGGRSDERGGSRDDRGYRGGSNSEGRGYRSERSGGNDRGGRSYGSGEDRGYRGKSGSGSSRVSSKYSSGGYKKNEGGSGKPGGPRAYGESLRKGGRDRRPGDRGGY, translated from the coding sequence ATGGCTACTTTTAACGAACTCGGCCTGTCCGAGAAGACGCTTGCTGCCGTTGAGGCGATGGGCTACACCGAGGCCACGCCCGTTCAGGAGCAGGCTATCCCGCTGGTGCTGGCCGGCCACGACGTGCTTGCCGCCGCCCAGACGGGCACGGGCAAGACGGCCGCGTTCACGCTGCCCGTCATGGACAAGCTCGGCCACTACAAGAAGGGCCAGGGCCCGCTCGCCCTTATCATCACCCCCACCCGCGAGCTCGCGCAGCAGATCGACACCGTCGCGCGCGCCGTCGGCAAGAAGACGGGCCACTGGGTGCTCACCGTCGTCGGCGGCCTGAGCTACCGTCCGCAGATCAACGGTCTGCGTCGCGGCGTCGACGTGCTCGTCGCCACCCCCGGCCGCCTCATCGACCTCTACGAGCAGGGCGCCCTGCAGCTCGACTCCGTGCAGACGCTCGTCCTCGACGAGGCCGACCGCATGCTCGACATGGGCTTCTGGCCCGACGTCAAGCGCATCATCGACGTGCTGCCCAAGGAGCGCCAGACGCTGCTGTTCTCGGCCACGCTCGACGAGAGCGTCATGAAGACGATCGGCAACGAGGTTCACGATCCCCAGTACGTCGAGATCGCCCACAAGGGCACGGCTGCCGAGACCGTCGAGCAGTTTGTCGTGCCCGTCTCGTCCATGCAGAAGCCCGACCTGCTCAAGGCCGTGCTCGACGAGAAGGGCCACAAGAGCGTCATCGTCTTCACGCGCACGAAGTTCCGTGCCGAGAACCTGGCCGAGCGCCTGTGGCGCGAGGGCTTCGAGACGGAGGCCATCCACGGCGACCGCTCGCAGGCCCAGCGCAGCCGTGCGCTCAAGGCGTTCCGCGACGGTCGCGTTGACATCATCGTGGCCACGGACGTTCTGGCCCGCGGCATCGACGTGTCCGGCGTCAACTACGTCATCAACTTCGACGTGCCGATGGATCCCGAGGACTACATCCACCGTATCGGCCGTACGGGCCGTGCCGGCGAGGAGGGCTTCGCCATCACGTTCGTGACGCGCGAGGAGCTGTTCGACCTCTACAACATCGAGTTCCTCATGCAGAAGACGGTGCCGACGCTCGAGATCGCCGACTTCGACTTCGATGACAACGCCCCCTACCTCGACCCCGAGCGCACGTGCGACCGTCGCCCCCGCAAGGGCGGCAAGGGTGGCAAGGGCGGCCGTGGCCGTGGGCGCGGCGGCGATCGCGGCGGCCGCGGCGGGTTCCGCGAGGAGCGCCGCGACCGCGAGGGCTTCCGTGGCGATCGCGGCGGCCGCGGCGGCGAGCGTGGCGGGTTCGGCGGCGGCCGTCCCCGTCACGGCGAGGAGGGTAACTTCGAGCGTACGCGTCGCCAGAGCGACCACGTCGAGGACGTCGTGCGCGCCGACGCCGCGCTGACGGGCGAGCCCGCTCCCCGTCGCGACGAGCGTCCGAGCTTCCCCGAGAGCAGCGCCGGCCGTCCCGCGCGTCGTGACCGCGGCTATCGCTCCGACGAGCGTGCCGATCGCGGCGGTCGCAGCTACGGTGAGCGCTCCGAGCGCGGCGGGTTCCGCGAGGACCGCGGCTACGGCGATCGTCCCGAGCGCGGTGGCTATCGTGGCGACCGCGGTTATGGCGAGCGTTCCGACCGTGGCGAGCGCGGTGGGTTCCGCGAGGATCGCGGCGAGCGTGGCGGCTATCGCTCCGAGCGTTCCGGCTCCGATCGCGGCTATCGCGGCGGTCGCTCCGACGAGCGCGGCGGCTCGCGTGATGATCGCGGATATCGCGGCGGCTCCAACTCCGAGGGTCGTGGTTACCGCTCCGAGCGTTCCGGCGGCAACGACCGCGGTGGCCGCAGCTACGGCTCCGGTGAGGACCGCGGCTACCGTGGCAAGAGCGGCAGCGGCTCTTCGCGCGTCTCGAGCAAGTACTCCTCGGGCGGCTACAAGAAGAACGAGGGCGGCAGCGGCAAGCCCGGCGGCCCCCGTGCCTACGGCGAGTCGCTCCGCAAGGGCGGGCGCGACCGTCGCCCCGGCGACCGCGGCGGCTACTAG
- the mazG gene encoding nucleoside triphosphate pyrophosphohydrolase has translation MADTGTNEQAAAVLEPADADRPGAPGAHPAFDALVRTIWRLRQPDGCPWDRKQTHASIAKNMVEEAYEAVDAIEADEAARSDAAPQPDGLPDFNRTRRHLAEELGDVLMQVVLQSQIAADAGEFTIDDVCRDLNEKLIRRHPHVFGDHTAAQDDGEVLGIWEQVKLAEHASQAAEADAAGQAREGLLDSVPTALPSLMACQKISRKAAAAGFEWGDEQGVRAKVREEIAEFDAAEPGSPERELEFGDILFALVNVARWEHIDAESALRAANAKFRRRWAYMEHKAWESGRDIADLSNSEQEALWAEAKSKEMHQ, from the coding sequence ATGGCAGATACCGGCACGAACGAGCAGGCTGCGGCTGTGCTCGAGCCAGCCGACGCCGATCGCCCCGGAGCCCCCGGCGCGCACCCTGCCTTCGATGCGCTCGTGCGCACGATCTGGCGGCTGCGCCAGCCCGACGGCTGCCCGTGGGACAGGAAGCAGACTCACGCGTCCATTGCGAAGAATATGGTCGAGGAGGCCTACGAGGCCGTTGACGCCATCGAGGCAGACGAGGCCGCACGCTCCGACGCCGCTCCGCAGCCCGATGGCCTGCCCGACTTCAACCGCACGCGGCGTCACCTGGCCGAAGAGCTGGGCGATGTGCTTATGCAGGTCGTCTTGCAGTCGCAGATCGCCGCAGACGCCGGCGAGTTCACGATTGATGACGTGTGCCGCGACCTCAACGAGAAGCTCATCCGCCGCCACCCGCACGTTTTTGGCGACCATACGGCAGCGCAGGACGATGGCGAGGTACTCGGCATCTGGGAGCAGGTAAAGCTTGCCGAGCACGCCTCGCAGGCCGCCGAGGCCGACGCCGCCGGTCAGGCTCGCGAGGGGCTGCTCGACAGCGTTCCCACCGCCTTGCCGTCGCTCATGGCGTGCCAGAAGATCTCGCGCAAGGCAGCCGCGGCGGGCTTTGAGTGGGGCGACGAACAAGGCGTGCGCGCGAAGGTGCGCGAGGAAATCGCCGAGTTTGACGCCGCCGAGCCGGGCAGCCCGGAGCGGGAGCTCGAGTTCGGCGACATTCTCTTCGCGCTCGTCAACGTGGCACGATGGGAGCACATTGACGCCGAGAGCGCGCTACGGGCTGCCAACGCCAAGTTCCGCCGCCGCTGGGCGTACATGGAGCACAAGGCATGGGAATCCGGTCGGGACATCGCCGACCTTTCCAATAGCGAGCAGGAGGCCCTCTGGGCCGAGGCCAAGTCGAAGGAGATGCACCAGTGA
- a CDS encoding septum formation initiator family protein — translation MLPNADAPVNPAVPGAFGVQPAGVSSTVSADDASVAPVDPAPSERVAEPVRPHFADAPSASAGVQRVSTAFPAGQVRDGGHLADSAIPHSTLVSSRGSASHAEERRGVLFVVPDIPPQTSLPQPPVPTLPRETRLAGTGPLSSVPTSVVRDYEDIHGTGVRPAVPERVQGTSPTVDGAHPAAVYPWMAPNAGASAGAASAGQLDSAPQITGAVVASAVSDSPSTVSSADGSAVAEVAAHAQQPADPHMPLPGEPVSTPADAAASEAERGVPERTSHRGLRRAGGMKNLLASLPLPGRNASGAPQSSTADPSVAETPAASSASAEEPAEGADPAASSGIADDLFAAANASETANGRVRGRAGWRPSLPRRHEDNPTRLALRAARKERRAAHRAAKRARRRARLPETVVSLVASGLVVVLAIAMLYFPAQDYYLAVRENERLADELNENVARNEQMQTRVNNLQTQEGIEDEARARFGLVLPGENLVKVVGVDDSTQSDFATPAEVPRGSGQNAHTWGTDLLDRIFGVDVSAAVTSDAPADEPAQVTEGAGDSAMTDAPQAVDEGDTANGGADIVVEGEPAQQ, via the coding sequence GTGTTGCCCAACGCCGACGCTCCCGTCAACCCGGCGGTTCCGGGCGCGTTTGGAGTCCAGCCTGCGGGGGTATCCTCAACGGTGTCTGCGGACGACGCCTCGGTTGCGCCCGTGGATCCCGCGCCATCCGAGCGCGTCGCTGAGCCGGTGCGACCGCACTTCGCAGACGCCCCCTCTGCTTCTGCTGGCGTGCAGCGTGTATCGACTGCATTTCCTGCTGGTCAGGTGCGTGACGGAGGGCATCTGGCTGATTCTGCCATTCCGCACTCGACGCTTGTGAGCTCACGAGGGAGCGCGTCTCACGCTGAGGAACGCCGCGGCGTGCTGTTCGTTGTGCCCGACATTCCCCCTCAGACGTCGCTGCCCCAACCGCCTGTGCCGACGCTTCCCCGGGAGACGCGCCTTGCTGGTACGGGCCCCCTGTCGTCTGTGCCCACGTCGGTCGTGCGCGATTACGAGGATATTCACGGGACGGGCGTGCGGCCTGCTGTCCCGGAGCGAGTCCAGGGGACATCTCCGACCGTCGATGGAGCGCATCCTGCGGCTGTCTATCCGTGGATGGCGCCAAACGCGGGCGCTTCGGCGGGCGCCGCCTCTGCCGGCCAGCTCGATTCAGCGCCCCAGATTACCGGCGCTGTGGTCGCGAGCGCGGTGTCGGATTCCCCGTCGACGGTTTCTTCTGCGGACGGCTCTGCCGTTGCGGAGGTTGCAGCGCACGCCCAGCAGCCTGCCGACCCCCACATGCCCCTGCCGGGTGAGCCTGTCTCGACGCCTGCCGACGCCGCCGCATCCGAGGCGGAGCGGGGCGTGCCCGAGCGCACCTCGCACCGGGGCCTGAGGCGTGCGGGCGGCATGAAAAACTTGCTGGCGTCGCTGCCCCTACCCGGTCGAAATGCTTCTGGGGCTCCCCAAAGCAGCACCGCTGATCCTTCGGTCGCAGAGACGCCGGCGGCTTCGAGCGCCTCCGCTGAGGAGCCTGCCGAGGGCGCCGATCCTGCTGCGAGCTCCGGCATCGCTGACGACCTGTTTGCTGCTGCCAACGCCTCCGAAACTGCGAACGGTCGCGTGCGCGGCCGCGCCGGCTGGCGCCCGTCTCTGCCGCGCCGTCACGAGGACAATCCCACGCGCCTGGCTTTGCGTGCGGCACGCAAGGAGCGCAGAGCTGCACACCGTGCCGCCAAGCGCGCCCGGCGGCGGGCTCGCCTGCCGGAGACCGTTGTCTCGCTCGTTGCGTCGGGGCTCGTCGTCGTGCTGGCCATTGCGATGCTGTACTTCCCAGCGCAGGACTACTACCTTGCCGTGCGCGAGAACGAACGCCTTGCCGACGAGCTCAACGAGAACGTTGCGCGTAACGAGCAGATGCAGACGCGCGTCAACAACCTCCAGACCCAGGAGGGCATCGAGGATGAGGCGCGCGCTCGCTTCGGGCTCGTGCTCCCCGGCGAGAACCTCGTGAAGGTCGTCGGCGTTGACGACTCGACCCAGAGCGACTTTGCCACGCCGGCGGAGGTGCCGCGCGGCTCGGGCCAGAACGCCCACACGTGGGGGACAGACCTGCTCGATCGGATATTTGGCGTCGACGTTTCGGCTGCGGTGACGAGCGATGCCCCTGCTGACGAGCCTGCGCAGGTTACTGAGGGCGCAGGCGACAGCGCCATGACGGACGCGCCTCAAGCTGTGGACGAAGGGGACACTGCCAACGGGGGCGCTGACATCGTCGTCGAGGGCGAGCCTGCTCAGCAGTAG
- the eno gene encoding phosphopyruvate hydratase, translated as MSEIIDVYGREILDSRGNPTVEVEVLLDDGAFGRAPVPSGASTGAFEACEMRDGDCARYLGKGVLTAVDHVNSEIADALMGEDALDQRAIDSMLIDLDGTANKTRLGANAILGVSLAVARAAANSVGMPLYSYLGGVSAHVLPVPMMNILNGGVHADNTVDFQEYMIMPVGASTFAEGLRWCSEIYHTLKKVLHEAGLGGGVGDEGGFAPNLKTNAEPFEWIAKACEKAGYSLGDQIMFATDPASTEFYDAERKLYCLKGQGVELTADQMVDYYEDLTNRFPIVSIEDGMAEEDWDGWKALTERIGKRVQLVGDDLFVTNAKRLARGVELGVANSILVKVNQIGSLSEAMDTIELAKRSGYTAVVSHRSGETEDAFIADLAVATNAGQIKTGAPCRSDRVAKYNQLLRIEAELGVAADYPGESTFYSIKR; from the coding sequence GTGAGCGAAATCATTGACGTGTACGGTCGAGAGATCCTCGATTCGCGCGGCAACCCCACGGTTGAGGTGGAGGTCCTGCTCGACGACGGGGCGTTCGGTCGTGCCCCCGTGCCTTCCGGTGCTTCGACCGGCGCGTTCGAGGCTTGCGAGATGCGCGACGGCGATTGCGCACGCTACCTGGGCAAGGGCGTGCTGACGGCTGTCGACCACGTCAACAGCGAGATCGCTGACGCCCTCATGGGCGAGGATGCCCTCGACCAGCGCGCCATCGACTCCATGCTCATCGACCTGGACGGCACGGCCAACAAGACGCGCCTGGGTGCCAACGCCATCCTCGGCGTGAGCCTGGCCGTGGCCCGCGCGGCCGCCAACTCCGTGGGCATGCCGCTCTACAGCTACCTGGGCGGCGTGAGTGCGCACGTGCTGCCCGTCCCGATGATGAACATCCTCAACGGCGGCGTGCACGCCGACAACACGGTGGACTTCCAGGAGTACATGATCATGCCCGTGGGCGCGAGCACGTTCGCCGAGGGCCTGCGCTGGTGCTCCGAGATCTACCACACGCTCAAGAAGGTCCTGCACGAGGCCGGCCTGGGTGGCGGCGTGGGCGACGAGGGCGGTTTTGCGCCGAACCTCAAGACGAACGCCGAGCCGTTCGAGTGGATCGCCAAGGCCTGCGAAAAGGCCGGCTACTCGCTGGGCGACCAGATCATGTTCGCGACCGACCCAGCGTCGACGGAGTTCTACGACGCCGAGCGTAAGCTGTACTGCCTCAAGGGCCAGGGCGTCGAGCTGACGGCCGATCAGATGGTCGACTACTACGAGGACCTGACGAATCGCTTCCCCATCGTGTCCATCGAGGATGGTATGGCCGAGGAGGACTGGGATGGCTGGAAGGCGCTGACGGAGCGCATCGGCAAGCGCGTGCAGCTCGTGGGCGACGACCTGTTCGTGACGAACGCCAAGCGCTTGGCCCGTGGTGTCGAGCTGGGCGTGGCTAACTCCATCCTCGTGAAGGTGAACCAGATCGGCTCGCTGTCCGAGGCCATGGACACGATCGAGCTGGCGAAGCGCTCCGGCTACACGGCCGTCGTGTCGCACCGCTCCGGCGAGACGGAGGACGCGTTCATCGCTGATCTGGCCGTGGCGACGAACGCCGGCCAGATCAAGACGGGCGCCCCGTGCCGTAGCGACCGCGTGGCCAAGTACAACCAGCTGCTGCGCATCGAGGCCGAGCTCGGCGTCGCGGCCGACTACCCCGGCGAGAGCACGTTCTACAGCATCAAGCGATAA
- a CDS encoding flavocytochrome c, whose amino-acid sequence MAIEMNRRSFVGAAAVAAAALGTGAVSAFAAEGSAAADAAYDIVVVGMGGAGMCAALAAKEAGAEKVVILEKNAMEGGNTIFSSSGMNASETVYQKDQGIEDSTDLFIEETIKGGKNWNNAALVEQMCDGSAAAIDWLAAHGLVLDNITTTGGMSVPRCHRPTDGSAVGASYVPTIAAACVEAGIEVVYECRASELLTDESGAVVGVKAEDGTEYSAKAVILASGGFGSNKDLIKMYRPDLETFVSTNAASITGDGMVMAQKVGANLIQMSQIQIHPTVYADGSLVAEGIRGGGGILVNVEGNRFVNDMGTRDVVSAAELEQTDGKIWVIYDQTVYDNNKAAANYENKGMSIKADDLAGLAETLGMPADALQATVDTYNASVGGAEDPFGRTTGFVSPLETAPFYAIPVYPGIHHCMGGIYVDGDSQALNILGEKIPGLFAAGEVTGGIHGANRIGGNAICDITVFGINAGQKAAATL is encoded by the coding sequence ATGGCTATTGAGATGAATCGTCGTTCGTTTGTTGGCGCCGCTGCTGTGGCCGCCGCCGCTCTGGGCACTGGCGCCGTGAGCGCCTTCGCTGCCGAGGGCTCCGCTGCCGCTGACGCTGCCTACGACATCGTCGTCGTGGGCATGGGTGGCGCTGGCATGTGCGCCGCGCTGGCTGCCAAGGAGGCTGGCGCTGAGAAGGTCGTCATCCTTGAGAAGAACGCCATGGAGGGCGGCAACACCATCTTCTCGTCGTCGGGCATGAACGCCTCTGAGACCGTGTACCAGAAGGACCAGGGCATCGAGGACTCGACGGACCTGTTCATCGAGGAGACGATCAAGGGCGGCAAGAACTGGAACAACGCCGCTCTCGTCGAGCAGATGTGCGACGGCTCTGCTGCCGCCATCGACTGGCTTGCCGCGCACGGCCTCGTGCTCGACAACATCACGACGACGGGCGGCATGTCCGTGCCGCGCTGCCACCGTCCCACGGACGGCTCCGCGGTGGGCGCCTCCTACGTGCCCACTATCGCTGCCGCCTGCGTTGAGGCCGGCATCGAGGTCGTGTACGAGTGCCGCGCTTCCGAGCTGCTGACCGACGAGTCCGGCGCCGTCGTGGGTGTCAAGGCTGAGGACGGCACGGAGTACAGCGCCAAGGCCGTCATCCTGGCCTCGGGTGGCTTCGGTTCCAACAAGGACCTCATCAAGATGTACCGCCCCGACCTGGAGACGTTTGTCTCCACCAACGCCGCCAGCATCACCGGCGACGGCATGGTCATGGCCCAGAAGGTCGGTGCCAACCTCATCCAGATGAGCCAGATCCAGATTCACCCGACCGTCTATGCGGACGGCTCGCTCGTCGCTGAGGGCATCCGCGGCGGTGGCGGCATCCTCGTTAACGTCGAGGGCAACCGCTTCGTCAACGACATGGGCACGCGTGACGTCGTGTCCGCCGCCGAGCTCGAGCAGACCGACGGCAAGATCTGGGTCATTTACGACCAGACGGTCTACGACAACAACAAGGCCGCTGCCAACTATGAGAACAAGGGCATGAGCATCAAGGCCGATGATCTTGCCGGCCTCGCCGAGACGCTCGGCATGCCTGCCGATGCGCTGCAGGCCACCGTCGACACGTACAACGCCTCCGTGGGCGGCGCCGAGGATCCGTTCGGCCGCACGACGGGCTTCGTGTCCCCGCTCGAGACGGCACCGTTCTACGCCATCCCCGTGTACCCGGGCATCCATCACTGCATGGGCGGCATCTACGTTGACGGTGACTCCCAGGCCCTGAACATCCTGGGCGAGAAGATCCCCGGCCTGTTCGCGGCCGGCGAGGTCACCGGTGGCATCCACGGCGCCAACCGCATCGGCGGCAACGCCATCTGTGACATCACTGTGTTCGGCATCAACGCTGGCCAGAAGGCTGCTGCGACGCTGTAG
- a CDS encoding 4Fe-4S binding protein: MARQSKLHVAGETAETFVRAIGHEPTLCLRENCKDAKCSLCVDVCPGHAVRVPATKDTPGGVKLTVSKGFCVDCGLCAAVCPTNGLIVMEPAMRTLRRRLRKASQVAPQDGHLYLTCVETGLAQKDPCVVELACLGMLTWEMWVNLMLDFPNLAVYLPGELCGRCKAKKAESMIVDAVCQAQEVVGRDILLVETMRELDFTNSVGAVDPKRTEAFSGVGSGLADIVKDITTTSDDDLPSNELCQLDSRKMRVRLRKEMAAEKGENTPGLKGIDELGGTLTHARWAILDAAMRFPEIAERVELDGVRIDPAICAGSEDKDCSACADVCPLGALVVQEDGSLGVRDAICVGCGLCVQTCTEGAITPCKVPLATLIGDAPTK, encoded by the coding sequence ATGGCTCGACAGTCAAAGCTGCACGTTGCGGGAGAAACCGCAGAGACGTTCGTCCGGGCCATCGGCCATGAGCCGACGCTGTGCCTGCGCGAGAACTGCAAGGACGCCAAGTGCAGCCTGTGCGTCGATGTCTGCCCCGGCCATGCCGTGCGCGTCCCTGCGACAAAGGACACGCCCGGCGGCGTAAAGCTCACCGTGTCGAAGGGCTTCTGCGTCGACTGCGGCCTGTGCGCCGCCGTGTGCCCCACGAACGGCCTCATCGTCATGGAGCCGGCCATGCGCACGCTGCGCCGCCGGCTGCGCAAGGCCTCCCAGGTGGCGCCCCAGGACGGCCACCTCTACCTCACGTGCGTCGAGACGGGCCTCGCCCAGAAGGATCCCTGCGTCGTCGAGCTCGCCTGCTTGGGCATGCTGACGTGGGAGATGTGGGTCAACCTGATGCTCGACTTCCCCAACCTCGCCGTCTACCTGCCCGGCGAGCTGTGCGGCCGCTGCAAGGCAAAGAAGGCCGAGAGCATGATCGTCGACGCCGTGTGCCAGGCACAGGAAGTTGTGGGCCGCGACATCCTGCTCGTCGAGACGATGCGCGAGCTCGACTTCACGAACAGCGTGGGCGCCGTCGACCCCAAGCGCACGGAGGCATTCTCCGGCGTAGGCAGCGGCCTGGCCGACATCGTGAAGGACATCACGACGACGTCCGACGACGACCTTCCCTCCAACGAGCTGTGCCAGCTCGACTCCCGCAAGATGCGCGTGCGCCTGCGCAAGGAGATGGCGGCCGAGAAGGGCGAGAACACCCCGGGTCTCAAGGGAATCGACGAGCTGGGCGGCACGCTAACGCACGCTCGCTGGGCCATCCTGGACGCCGCCATGCGCTTCCCCGAGATCGCCGAGCGCGTCGAGCTCGACGGCGTGCGCATCGACCCGGCCATCTGCGCGGGCAGCGAGGACAAGGACTGCTCCGCCTGCGCCGACGTCTGCCCGCTCGGCGCGCTCGTCGTGCAGGAGGACGGCAGCCTGGGCGTGCGCGACGCGATCTGCGTGGGCTGTGGCCTGTGCGTGCAGACGTGCACGGAGGGCGCCATCACGCCTTGCAAGGTCCCGTTGGCCACGCTGATCGGCGACGCGCCCACAAAGTAG